Proteins encoded in a region of the Phacochoerus africanus isolate WHEZ1 chromosome 8, ROS_Pafr_v1, whole genome shotgun sequence genome:
- the TFAP2E gene encoding transcription factor AP-2-epsilon, which yields MLVHTYSAMERPDGLGAAAGGARLSSLPQAAYGPAPPLCHTPAAAAAAADFQPPYFPPPYPQPPLPYGQASDAAAAFPHLAGDPYGGLAPLAQPQPPQAAWAAPRAAARAHDEPPGLLAPPARALGLDPRREYAASVPRLLHGLADGAHGLADAPLGLPGLAAPPSLEDMQAMDEPGMSLLDQSVIKKVPIPSKASSLSALSLAKDSLVGGITNPSEVFCSVPGRLSLLSSTSKYKVTVGEVQRRLSPPECLNASLLGGVLRRAKSKNGGRCLRERLEKIGLNLPAGRRKAANVTLLTSLVEGEAVHLARDFGYVCETEFPAKAAAEYLCRQHADPGELHSRKSMLLAAKQICKEFADLMAQDRSPLGNSRPALILEPGVQSCLTHFSLITHGFGGPAICAALTAFQNYLLESLKGLDKMFLSSTGSGHGDTKASEKDAKHRK from the exons ATGCTGGTGCATACCTACTCCGCCATG gagCGCCCCGACGGGCTGGGAGCAGCAGCTGGCGGGGCCCGCCTGTCGTCTCTGCCCCAGGCAGCCTATGGGCCGGCGCCGCCGCTCTGCCACACGccggccgccgctgccgccgccgccgacTTCCAGCCGCCCTACTTCCCGCCGCCCTACCCGCAGCCGCCACTACCCTACGGCCAGGCGTCCGACGCCGCCGCTGCCTTTCCACACCTGGCCGGGGACCCCTACGGCGGTCTGGCGCCCCTGGCACAGCCGCAGCCTCCGCAGGCCGCCTGGGCTGCGCCCcgcgccgccgcccgcgcccACGACGAGCCGCCCGGCCTGCTGGCGCCGCCCGCCCGAGCCCTGGGCCTAGACCCGCGCCGCGAGTACGCTGCCTCTGTGCCTCGGCTCCTGCACGGCCTGGCAGACGGCGCGCACGGCTTGGCCGACGCGCCCCTCGGCCTCCCCGGACTGGCGGCGCCGCCGAGCCTGGAGGACATGCAG GCCATGGATGAGCCGGGAATGAGTCTCCTGGACCAGTCCGTGATCAAGAAAG TCCCCATCCCCTCCAAAGCCAGCAGCCTTTCAGCTCTCTCATTGGCCAAAGACAGCTTGGTTGGTGGCATCACGAACCCAAGTGAGGTCTTCTGCTCCGTGCCAGGCCGGCTCTCTCTGCTCAGCTCGACGTCCAAGTACAAGGTGACAGTGGGGGAGGTCCAGCGGCGACTCTCACCTCCCGAATGCCTCAATGCCTCCCTCCTGGGTGGCGTCCTTCGCAG GGCCAAGTCCAAGAATGGGGGCCGGTGTCTGCGGGAACGGCTGGAGAAGATTGGGCTCAACCTGCCAGCTGGCCGTCGCAAGGCTGCCAATGTGACACTGCTGACCTCGCTGGTAGAGG gagagGCCGTGCACCTGGCCCGAGACTTCGGCTATGTCTGTGAGACCGAGTTCCCAGCCAAGGCAGCTGCCGAGTACCTGTGCCGACAGCATGCTGACCCTGGGGAACTGCACAGCCGCAAGAGCATGCTGCTGGCTGCCAA GCAGATCTGCAAGGAGTTTGCAGACTTGATGGCACAGGACCGTTCACCGCTGGGCAATAGCCGCCCAGCACTCATCCTGGAGCCCGGAGTGCAGAGCTGCCTGACACATTTCAGCCTCATCACCCATGGCTTCGGTGGGCCTGCCATCTGTGCTGCCCTCACTGCCTTCCAGAACTACTTGCTGGAGTCACTCAAGGGGCTGGACAAGATGTTTCTAAGCAGCACAGGCAGTGGGCATGGTGACACCAAGGCTTCGGAGAAGGATGCCAAACACCGGAAATAA